The Silene latifolia isolate original U9 population unplaced genomic scaffold, ASM4854445v1 chrun_scaffold_16, whole genome shotgun sequence genome includes a region encoding these proteins:
- the LOC141637282 gene encoding uncharacterized protein LOC141637282 codes for MGSFFTWNNTQDIESRRYSRLDRALINAELSHSMPDVYAHFLPEGIFYHTPCLIKSKSQGMRSRKPFKYFNMWGKASQYTTHLAEWWKYQTQGTKMYKLVSKLKNLKHHFKRYNKEYFSDIEKSAGIALKNLEYIQMQIASNPGDIFWMEKEQAASLEYKELLDASNQFLSQKAKTAWIKDGGL; via the coding sequence ATGGGATCTTTTTTTACATGGAATAATACGCAAGATATAGAGTCTAGGAGATATAGCAGATTGGATAGGGCTCTAATCAATGCTGAATTGAGTCATAGTATGCCTGATGTTTATGCTCATTTCCTCCCTGAGGGCATTTTTTACCATACTCCATGTCTCATTAAAAGTAAGAGTCAGGGTATGAGGTCCAGGAAGCCattcaaatattttaatatgtggggtaaAGCATCACAGTACACCACTCATCTTGCTGAATGGTGGAAGTATCAAACTCAGGGTACCAAAATGTATAAACTGGTTAGTAAACTTAAAAATCTTAAGCATCATTTCAAGAGATATAATAAAGAGTATTTCAGTGATATAGAGAAGAGTGCTGGGATTGCCTTGAAGAATCTTGAGTATATTCAAATGCAAATTGCAAGTAATCCTGGGGATATCTTCTGGATGGAAAAAGAGCAAGCTGCAAGTCTAGAATATAAAGAACTTTTGGATGCTTCTAATCAATTTCTGAGCCAAAAGGCTAAGACTGCTTGGATTAAGGATGGGGGACTGTAA